In Micrococcus luteus NCTC 2665, a single window of DNA contains:
- a CDS encoding F510_1955 family glycosylhydrolase, producing MTPLTRRTLIAGGLTLLGAGTLTACAAPNPATSPAAGTGTQGTGTAITHVHALTRDPESGEVLLATHQGLFRLQDGELTQVGPVVDFMGFTLTPEGRYLASGHPAPRTDLPEPLGLAESTDRGQSWTVLSRGGASDFHALAAGPNGVLGFDGQLRASTDGLTWQSLEIPVAPASLAISPQTGTVLATTETGMLRSTDHGATWTTLDTPQLMHLVAWADDTTAVGAGTEGHLLTSTDAGDTWTASDRPVGTASALGAGITDDGRTEALLVVGSTVLSTTDGGNTTESLL from the coding sequence ATGACCCCCCTGACCCGCAGAACCCTGATCGCCGGCGGGCTGACCCTGCTCGGCGCTGGCACCCTCACCGCCTGCGCCGCGCCGAACCCCGCGACATCCCCGGCGGCCGGCACCGGCACGCAGGGCACCGGCACGGCCATCACCCACGTCCATGCCCTCACCCGGGACCCCGAGTCCGGTGAGGTGCTGCTGGCCACCCACCAGGGCCTGTTCCGGCTCCAGGACGGGGAGCTGACCCAGGTCGGTCCGGTCGTGGACTTCATGGGTTTCACCCTGACTCCCGAGGGCCGCTACCTGGCCTCGGGTCACCCCGCGCCGCGCACCGACCTGCCCGAGCCGCTGGGCCTGGCCGAGTCCACCGACCGGGGCCAGAGCTGGACGGTGCTCTCCCGCGGCGGCGCATCCGATTTCCACGCCCTGGCCGCCGGCCCGAACGGGGTCCTCGGCTTCGATGGGCAACTGCGCGCCAGCACCGACGGCCTCACCTGGCAGAGCCTTGAGATCCCCGTCGCCCCGGCATCGCTGGCGATCTCCCCCCAAACCGGGACCGTGCTGGCCACCACCGAAACCGGCATGTTGCGCTCGACCGACCACGGCGCGACCTGGACCACCCTGGACACCCCCCAGCTGATGCACCTGGTCGCCTGGGCCGATGACACCACCGCCGTGGGCGCCGGCACCGAGGGACACCTGCTGACCAGCACCGACGCCGGCGACACCTGGACCGCCAGCGACCGCCCGGTCGGCACGGCCTCCGCCCTGGGCGCCGGCATCACCGACGACGGGCGGACCGAAGCACTGCTGGTCGTCGGCTCGACCGTGCTGTCCACCACGGACGGCGGGAACACCACCGAATCGCTGCTGTGA
- a CDS encoding response regulator transcription factor, whose amino-acid sequence MNSGTGTDTGTGPAAGRVLVVDDEKPLARMVATYLERAGYEVALTHTGPAAVQAARVHEPDVMVLDLGLPGLDGIEVCRRVRAFSECYVLMLTARGDEHHRLEGLAVGADDYITKPFSVRELVARVGAVMRRPRTTVSAPEPERVCGDLVIDLAAHEARVSGQVVQLTRTEFDLLAALSGRPHQAFSRRQLIDIVWDPAWVGDERLVDVHIKNLRRKLDANPARYIDTVRGVGYRMAEQ is encoded by the coding sequence ATGAACTCTGGCACTGGGACTGACACTGGGACTGGTCCGGCGGCCGGCCGGGTGTTGGTGGTCGATGACGAGAAGCCGCTGGCGCGCATGGTGGCCACCTACCTGGAGCGGGCCGGCTACGAGGTGGCTCTCACCCACACCGGCCCGGCCGCAGTGCAGGCCGCCCGGGTTCACGAGCCCGACGTGATGGTCCTGGACCTGGGCCTGCCCGGGCTGGACGGGATCGAGGTGTGCCGGCGGGTGCGGGCCTTCTCCGAGTGCTATGTGCTGATGCTCACCGCCCGCGGCGATGAGCACCACCGGTTGGAGGGATTGGCGGTGGGGGCCGATGACTACATCACCAAACCCTTCAGCGTCCGGGAGCTGGTCGCCCGGGTGGGGGCGGTCATGCGCCGGCCGCGCACAACGGTGTCAGCCCCCGAACCGGAACGGGTCTGCGGTGACCTGGTCATCGACCTGGCCGCCCACGAGGCCCGCGTGTCGGGCCAGGTGGTGCAACTGACGCGCACGGAGTTCGACCTGCTGGCCGCCTTGTCGGGGCGCCCGCACCAGGCCTTCTCCCGGCGCCAGCTGATCGATATCGTCTGGGACCCGGCCTGGGTGGGCGATGAACGGCTCGTGGACGTGCACATCAAGAACCTGCGCCGCAAGCTCGACGCGAACCCGGCCCGCTATATCGACACCGTCCGCGGGGTCGGCTACCGGATGGCGGAGCAATGA
- a CDS encoding HAMP domain-containing sensor histidine kinase encodes MTGRRRYQGLAARFFLAQLLVVGASVLAAVVVASLAGPPLFHEHLEQAGAGHDAAQMLHVEQAYRDTNFWTLGVALATALICCLALTWHVARRIQSPINALTQAAKAMAGGRYDTRVPAMGAGTEVEELAGSFNTMAARLQRTEDTRRRMLSDLAHELRTPVSVLTVYHEALQDGVSHWDEPTGELMGEQLARLTRLVEDINDVSRVEEGRIELDRSPQGVSGLLHAATEAHKEAYATKGVALTMDADPGLAVDVDRQRMGQVLGNLLTNALRHTPAGGRVTLEARQSPSGVTLSVTDTGEGISPEHLPHVFERFYRGDTARDRDHGGSGVGLAISRALIQTHGGTLSATSTTAGATFTIDLPTKQPPDQPTYRRTRLSTVNTGAPPLE; translated from the coding sequence ATGACCGGCCGGCGGCGCTACCAAGGATTAGCGGCCCGGTTCTTCCTCGCCCAGCTGCTGGTGGTGGGGGCCAGCGTGCTGGCCGCGGTGGTGGTGGCCTCCCTGGCCGGCCCACCACTGTTCCACGAGCACCTGGAACAGGCCGGGGCCGGACACGATGCAGCCCAGATGCTGCACGTGGAGCAGGCCTACCGGGACACCAATTTCTGGACCCTGGGCGTGGCCCTGGCCACGGCCTTGATCTGTTGTCTGGCATTGACCTGGCATGTCGCCCGCCGGATCCAGAGTCCGATCAACGCCCTGACCCAGGCGGCCAAGGCCATGGCCGGTGGACGGTACGACACCCGCGTGCCGGCCATGGGCGCCGGCACCGAGGTGGAGGAGCTGGCAGGGTCTTTCAACACCATGGCCGCACGGCTTCAGCGCACCGAGGACACCCGTCGACGGATGCTCTCGGACCTGGCCCACGAGCTGCGCACCCCCGTCTCCGTGCTGACCGTCTACCACGAGGCCCTGCAAGACGGGGTGTCCCACTGGGACGAGCCCACCGGTGAGCTGATGGGCGAGCAGCTGGCCCGGTTGACCCGGCTGGTGGAGGACATCAACGACGTCTCCCGCGTCGAGGAGGGCCGGATCGAACTGGACCGCAGCCCCCAAGGGGTCAGCGGGCTGCTGCATGCCGCGACCGAGGCCCACAAGGAGGCCTACGCCACCAAGGGCGTGGCCCTGACCATGGACGCCGATCCAGGCCTGGCCGTGGACGTGGACCGCCAGCGCATGGGCCAGGTCCTGGGCAACCTGCTCACCAACGCCCTGCGCCACACCCCGGCCGGGGGCCGGGTCACCCTCGAGGCCCGACAAAGCCCGTCCGGGGTCACGCTCAGCGTCACCGACACCGGGGAGGGGATCTCTCCCGAGCACCTGCCGCACGTCTTCGAACGCTTCTACCGCGGGGACACCGCCCGCGACCGTGACCACGGCGGCTCCGGGGTCGGCCTGGCCATCTCCCGAGCTCTCATCCAGACCCACGGCGGCACCCTGAGCGCCACCTCCACCACGGCCGGGGCGACGTTCACCATCGACCTGCCCACCAAGCAGCCCCCCGACCAGCCCACCTACCGGCGCACCCGTTTATCCACCGTGAACACCGGCGCTCCACCCCTTGAATGA
- a CDS encoding heavy-metal-associated domain-containing protein, translated as MTESARTPLPGATNGCSCCAPAADATAPAGHQSADPTGTSAGDATYQVEGMTCGHCVGSVAEAVSALDGVDDVRVELVAGGASPVTVTGPASADSVRTAIEAAGYRVRI; from the coding sequence ATGACCGAATCCGCCCGCACCCCGCTGCCGGGGGCCACCAACGGCTGCTCGTGCTGCGCCCCAGCCGCCGACGCCACCGCCCCCGCCGGGCACCAGAGTGCCGACCCAACCGGGACGAGCGCCGGCGACGCGACCTACCAGGTGGAGGGCATGACCTGCGGACACTGCGTGGGCTCCGTCGCCGAGGCCGTGAGCGCCCTGGACGGGGTGGACGATGTCCGGGTCGAACTGGTCGCCGGCGGGGCCTCCCCCGTCACCGTGACCGGGCCCGCCTCCGCGGACTCCGTGCGGACGGCCATCGAAGCGGCCGGCTACCGCGTCCGGATCTAA
- a CDS encoding copper-translocating P-type ATPase: MSTPHHHDHPTDQTAEHPDPNPHAGHANHTDHAAHHPADAATHGQAMPQGHAHSALDEDHQVHDHGQHAGHSTAMFKNRFWVSLVLSIPVVFFSHMVGQLLGYHVPEFPGSAWIAPVLGTVIYLYGGMPFLKGGLTELRARQPGMMLLIAMAITVAFVASWVTTLGIGDLMLDFWWELALLVVIMLLGHWMEMRALGAASSALDALAALLPEEAEKVVDGDTITVPITELAVGDVVLVRAGARVPADGTILEGAAEFDEAMITGESKPVLRQAGDTVVAGTVATDNTVRVKVAAVGTDTTLAGIQRMVADAQESSSRAQALADRAAALLFWFALVAAIITAIVWTAIGQPTDAVTRTVTVLVIACPHALGLAIPLVIALSTEKAAKSGVLIKDRMALERMRTIDVVLFDKTGTLTEGAHAVTGVAAAPGISEAELLAYAAAAEADSEHPVARAIVTAAGQHPQASTLRKRGTDFSAAMGRGVRATVDGSEILVGGPNMLRELNLTMPAEITEHTASWTARGAGVLHVVRDGSVIGAVAVEDKIRPESRAAVAALHARGIKVAMITGDARQVAEAVGADLGIDEVFAEVLPQDKDTKVTELQSRGLSVAMVGDGVNDAPALARAEVGIAIGAGTDVAMESAGVVLASNDPRAVLSMIELSQASYTKMIQNLVWATGYNVLAVPLAAGVLAPIGFVLSPAVGAILMSASTIVVALNAQLLRRINLDPGHLAPLGAPRPEAALQPATS; the protein is encoded by the coding sequence ATGAGCACCCCGCACCACCACGATCACCCCACCGACCAGACCGCCGAACACCCAGACCCGAACCCCCACGCCGGCCACGCCAACCACACCGACCATGCCGCCCACCACCCCGCGGACGCGGCCACCCACGGGCAGGCCATGCCCCAGGGCCACGCCCACTCGGCCCTGGACGAGGACCACCAGGTCCACGACCACGGTCAGCACGCCGGGCATTCCACCGCGATGTTCAAGAACCGGTTCTGGGTCTCACTGGTGCTCTCCATCCCGGTGGTGTTCTTCAGCCACATGGTCGGGCAGCTGCTGGGCTACCACGTCCCCGAGTTCCCGGGCTCGGCGTGGATCGCCCCGGTGCTGGGCACCGTGATCTACCTCTATGGCGGCATGCCCTTCCTGAAGGGCGGGCTGACCGAGTTGCGCGCCCGCCAGCCGGGGATGATGCTGCTGATCGCGATGGCCATCACGGTGGCCTTCGTCGCCTCCTGGGTCACGACCCTGGGCATCGGGGACCTGATGCTGGACTTCTGGTGGGAGCTGGCGCTGCTGGTGGTCATCATGCTGCTGGGCCACTGGATGGAGATGCGCGCCCTGGGCGCGGCCTCCTCCGCCTTGGACGCGCTGGCGGCGCTGCTGCCGGAGGAGGCCGAGAAGGTCGTGGACGGTGACACCATCACCGTGCCGATCACCGAGTTGGCCGTGGGCGATGTGGTGCTAGTGCGGGCCGGGGCCCGGGTGCCGGCCGACGGGACCATCCTCGAGGGCGCCGCGGAGTTCGACGAGGCGATGATCACCGGGGAGTCGAAGCCTGTGCTGCGCCAGGCCGGGGACACGGTGGTCGCTGGGACCGTGGCCACCGACAACACCGTGCGGGTGAAGGTGGCCGCCGTCGGGACCGACACGACCCTGGCCGGGATCCAGCGGATGGTCGCCGACGCCCAGGAGTCCTCCTCCCGGGCCCAGGCGTTGGCGGACCGGGCCGCGGCCCTGCTGTTCTGGTTCGCCCTGGTTGCGGCGATCATCACCGCGATCGTGTGGACCGCGATCGGCCAGCCCACCGACGCGGTCACCCGCACCGTGACCGTGCTGGTCATCGCCTGCCCGCACGCCCTGGGCCTGGCCATCCCGCTGGTGATCGCCCTCTCCACGGAGAAGGCCGCCAAGTCCGGGGTCCTGATCAAGGACCGGATGGCCCTGGAGCGGATGCGGACCATCGACGTGGTCCTGTTCGACAAGACCGGCACCCTGACCGAGGGCGCCCACGCCGTCACCGGTGTCGCCGCGGCGCCCGGCATTTCCGAGGCCGAGCTGTTGGCCTACGCCGCCGCGGCCGAGGCTGACAGCGAGCACCCGGTGGCCCGGGCCATCGTCACCGCCGCCGGGCAGCACCCGCAGGCCAGCACGTTGCGCAAGCGCGGCACGGACTTCAGTGCTGCCATGGGCCGCGGGGTGCGCGCCACCGTGGACGGCTCCGAGATCCTTGTCGGCGGGCCGAACATGCTGCGCGAGCTTAACCTGACCATGCCGGCGGAGATCACTGAGCACACCGCCTCCTGGACCGCGCGCGGGGCCGGGGTGTTGCATGTGGTCCGCGACGGGTCCGTTATCGGCGCGGTCGCCGTGGAGGACAAGATCCGCCCCGAGTCCCGGGCCGCCGTGGCCGCCCTGCACGCCCGCGGCATCAAGGTCGCGATGATCACCGGCGATGCCCGCCAGGTCGCCGAGGCCGTCGGGGCGGACCTGGGCATCGACGAGGTCTTCGCCGAGGTCCTCCCCCAGGACAAGGACACCAAGGTCACCGAGTTGCAGTCCCGGGGACTGTCCGTGGCCATGGTGGGCGACGGCGTCAACGACGCCCCGGCGCTGGCGCGGGCCGAGGTCGGCATCGCCATCGGCGCCGGCACCGACGTGGCCATGGAGTCCGCCGGCGTTGTGCTGGCCAGCAACGACCCCCGCGCGGTGCTGTCGATGATCGAGCTCTCCCAGGCCAGCTACACCAAGATGATCCAGAACCTGGTGTGGGCCACCGGCTACAACGTGCTCGCCGTGCCGCTGGCCGCCGGCGTGCTCGCCCCGATCGGGTTCGTGCTCTCCCCCGCGGTGGGCGCGATCCTGATGTCCGCCTCCACCATCGTGGTCGCCCTCAACGCCCAACTGCTGCGCCGGATCAACCTGGACCCGGGCCACCTGGCCCCCCTCGGCGCCCCCCGGCCGGAGGCTGCCCTTCAACCCGCGACCTCCTGA
- a CDS encoding DUF305 domain-containing protein: MKRTMTLTALALASALTLTACGTGAQDENAGAEASATATSSAPAATPAATATATPSTTATGSAEEVSAEHNDADVMFAQMMIPHHQQAVEMSEMLLAKDDVPAEVAAFAQKVIDAQGPEIERMNSMLTAWGQDPVDTDGMDGMEGMDHGGMSGMMSEEDMTALDQAQGTEAARLYLEQMTAHHKGAVDMAKDEAKDGQNPQAVQLAEQVIADQEAEITEMQQMLDKL, from the coding sequence ATGAAACGCACCATGACGCTGACCGCCCTGGCCCTGGCCTCCGCCCTGACCTTGACCGCCTGCGGCACCGGCGCCCAGGACGAGAACGCCGGCGCTGAGGCCTCGGCCACTGCGACCAGCTCCGCCCCGGCCGCCACCCCTGCGGCCACGGCCACCGCGACACCGTCCACCACGGCGACCGGTTCGGCTGAGGAGGTCTCCGCCGAGCACAACGACGCGGACGTGATGTTCGCCCAAATGATGATCCCGCACCACCAGCAGGCCGTTGAGATGAGCGAGATGCTGCTGGCCAAGGATGACGTCCCGGCGGAGGTGGCCGCGTTCGCCCAGAAGGTCATCGACGCCCAGGGGCCGGAGATCGAGCGCATGAACTCCATGCTCACCGCCTGGGGCCAAGACCCCGTGGACACGGACGGCATGGACGGTATGGAGGGCATGGACCACGGCGGGATGTCCGGGATGATGTCCGAGGAGGACATGACCGCCCTCGACCAGGCCCAGGGCACCGAGGCCGCCCGGTTGTACCTGGAGCAGATGACCGCCCACCACAAGGGCGCCGTGGACATGGCCAAGGACGAGGCCAAGGACGGCCAGAACCCGCAGGCCGTGCAGCTCGCCGAGCAGGTCATCGCCGACCAGGAGGCCGAGATCACCGAAATGCAACAGATGCTCGACAAGCTCTGA
- a CDS encoding type II glyceraldehyde-3-phosphate dehydrogenase — protein sequence MQDKIKVAVNGYGVIGKRVADAVRAQEDMALVGVSDVIADYRIATAAGKGIPVYASTEQALPVMADAGLPVVGGLHDLLENVDVVVDCTPAQVGAGNLELYRAHGVKSVFQGGEKHDLTGHSFVAHANYANALGRDSTRVVSCNTTATVRALTALKDVGLLSKARGVLIRRATDPWESDHSGIMNTIVPEGRIPSHQGPDAQSVVPDLDVVTMAAKGAHTQNHLHYWTIELTRPAEKQEVLEAFRAMPRIAFVRRSDGVVAVNSTVELMEDLGRPRGDMYEVALWEDILTVDGNELYYTYTVDNQAIVVPENIDAIRALTGTVDDGGESIRRTDRALGVRQDFVRSSVAAR from the coding sequence ATGCAGGACAAGATCAAGGTCGCGGTGAACGGGTACGGGGTCATCGGCAAACGCGTCGCCGACGCGGTCCGGGCCCAGGAGGACATGGCGCTGGTCGGAGTCAGTGACGTCATCGCTGACTACCGGATCGCGACTGCGGCCGGGAAGGGTATCCCCGTCTACGCCTCTACCGAGCAGGCCCTACCGGTGATGGCGGATGCCGGCCTTCCCGTCGTCGGAGGCCTGCACGACCTGCTCGAGAACGTTGACGTCGTGGTGGACTGCACCCCGGCCCAGGTGGGCGCCGGCAACCTGGAGCTCTACCGTGCCCACGGGGTCAAATCCGTGTTCCAGGGCGGGGAGAAGCACGATCTCACCGGCCACTCCTTCGTCGCCCACGCCAACTACGCCAACGCCCTGGGCCGGGACAGCACCCGGGTGGTGTCCTGCAATACCACCGCCACCGTCCGGGCCCTTACCGCGCTGAAGGACGTCGGACTGCTGTCCAAGGCCCGGGGGGTGCTCATCCGCCGGGCCACCGATCCGTGGGAATCGGACCATTCCGGGATCATGAACACCATCGTCCCCGAGGGCCGAATCCCCAGCCATCAGGGGCCCGACGCCCAGTCGGTGGTCCCGGACCTGGACGTGGTCACCATGGCCGCCAAGGGAGCCCACACTCAGAACCACCTGCACTACTGGACGATCGAGCTCACCCGCCCGGCCGAGAAGCAGGAGGTGTTGGAGGCGTTCCGGGCGATGCCGCGGATTGCCTTCGTCCGGCGCTCGGACGGCGTCGTGGCGGTCAATAGCACCGTGGAACTCATGGAGGACCTGGGCCGGCCCCGGGGTGATATGTATGAGGTGGCCCTCTGGGAAGACATCCTCACCGTGGACGGCAACGAGCTGTACTACACCTACACGGTGGACAACCAGGCGATCGTCGTCCCCGAGAACATCGACGCGATCCGGGCCCTCACCGGAACCGTCGACGACGGCGGCGAGTCCATCCGGCGCACCGACCGCGCCTTGGGGGTGCGCCAGGACTTCGTGCGCTCCTCGGTGGCTGCCCGTTGA
- a CDS encoding fructose bisphosphate aldolase: MDSEKYQRVRNGAGFVAALDQSGGSTPAALHLYGIDKDAYSGPEEMFDLVHQVRTRIITSPSFDGERVMGAILFENTMNRQVEGSPTGDYLWNSKGIVPFLKIDQGLAPEQQGAQLMKPIPHLDDLLSRAVEKHMFGTKMRSVIKLPGDGVGSVVEQQFGLARQILVTGLVPIIEPEVDIRSPRKAEVEDQLKAAILAQLDKLGDDQSVILKVTLPERADSYREFVDHPRVIRVLALSGGYTRAQATTLLARNHGVIASFSRALTEGLSTAQSPAQFNAVLDEAINAIATASRT; the protein is encoded by the coding sequence ATGGACTCGGAGAAGTATCAGAGGGTCAGGAACGGTGCCGGATTCGTCGCGGCGCTGGACCAGAGCGGGGGCAGCACCCCGGCGGCCTTGCACCTCTACGGGATCGACAAGGATGCCTACTCCGGCCCAGAGGAGATGTTCGACCTGGTACACCAGGTGCGCACACGTATCATCACCAGCCCCAGCTTCGACGGTGAGCGCGTCATGGGGGCCATCCTGTTCGAGAACACAATGAACCGCCAGGTGGAGGGTTCCCCCACGGGCGACTACCTGTGGAACAGCAAAGGCATCGTGCCCTTCCTCAAAATCGACCAGGGCTTGGCCCCGGAACAGCAAGGCGCCCAGCTCATGAAACCCATCCCGCACCTGGATGACTTACTGTCTCGAGCCGTCGAAAAGCACATGTTCGGGACGAAGATGCGCTCGGTCATCAAGCTGCCCGGGGACGGGGTGGGCTCCGTCGTGGAGCAGCAGTTCGGGCTCGCCCGTCAGATCCTCGTTACCGGGCTGGTGCCCATCATCGAGCCCGAGGTGGATATCCGCAGCCCCCGCAAGGCCGAGGTGGAGGACCAGCTCAAGGCGGCAATCCTCGCCCAACTGGACAAGCTCGGAGACGACCAGTCGGTCATCCTCAAAGTGACGCTGCCGGAGCGGGCGGACTCCTACCGCGAGTTCGTGGACCATCCCCGAGTGATCCGCGTCCTGGCCCTGTCGGGCGGCTATACCCGGGCCCAGGCCACCACCCTGCTGGCCCGCAACCACGGCGTGATCGCCAGCTTCTCCCGCGCCCTGACCGAAGGGCTGAGTACGGCCCAGAGCCCAGCGCAGTTCAATGCGGTGTTGGATGAGGCCATCAACGCGATCGCGACGGCCTCTCGCACCTGA
- a CDS encoding four-helix bundle copper-binding protein: MTHHVSAMLDTYPKNVGNIDRQKLAECIQACFECAQTCTACADACLAEDMVADLRQCIRLNLDCADVCAATGRMLSRQTGNNVETTRALLEACRAACKTCGDECESHAQMHEHCKVCAEACRRCEQACADLLVTLG; encoded by the coding sequence ATGACCCATCACGTGAGCGCCATGCTGGACACCTACCCAAAGAATGTGGGCAACATCGACCGGCAGAAGCTGGCCGAGTGCATCCAGGCCTGCTTCGAGTGCGCCCAGACCTGCACGGCCTGCGCGGACGCCTGCCTGGCCGAGGACATGGTGGCCGACCTGAGGCAGTGCATCCGGTTGAACCTGGACTGCGCCGATGTGTGCGCCGCCACAGGCCGGATGCTGTCCCGGCAGACCGGCAACAACGTCGAGACCACCCGCGCCCTGCTCGAGGCCTGCCGGGCCGCCTGCAAGACGTGCGGGGACGAATGCGAGAGCCACGCCCAGATGCACGAGCACTGCAAGGTGTGTGCCGAGGCCTGCCGCCGGTGTGAGCAGGCCTGCGCGGACCTGCTCGTCACCCTGGGTTGA
- a CDS encoding DUF3105 domain-containing protein: MVGGLVTLAVIQNPPPQAREDIEIAGLQTFEGLSANHVSTPVDYEQSPPVGGDHASAWLNCGVYTEPVPNENAVHALEHGAAWVAYDSEALSQEQVDALRTALPAAYVVLAPYEGLDSPIVLSAWQAQVAVDSPEDERIEQFVAEYWQSPDAPEPGAACTGGLDAPGRIA; the protein is encoded by the coding sequence GTGGTCGGCGGGCTGGTGACGCTCGCCGTGATTCAGAATCCTCCGCCCCAGGCTCGGGAGGACATTGAGATCGCCGGGCTGCAGACCTTCGAGGGGCTCAGCGCTAACCACGTGAGCACCCCTGTGGACTACGAGCAGTCGCCGCCGGTGGGTGGCGATCATGCCAGCGCCTGGCTCAACTGTGGGGTCTACACCGAACCGGTACCCAACGAGAATGCCGTGCACGCTTTGGAGCACGGTGCCGCCTGGGTCGCCTACGATTCCGAGGCGCTCTCACAGGAGCAAGTCGATGCCCTGCGGACGGCCCTACCGGCCGCCTATGTCGTCCTGGCCCCCTACGAGGGCCTGGATTCGCCCATCGTGCTTTCGGCCTGGCAGGCGCAGGTGGCGGTGGATTCCCCGGAGGATGAACGGATCGAGCAGTTCGTGGCCGAGTACTGGCAGTCCCCCGACGCGCCTGAGCCCGGGGCGGCCTGCACCGGCGGCCTCGACGCCCCTGGTCGGATCGCATAA
- a CDS encoding IS256-like element ISMlu11 family transposase → MTDEKNPGEPSGQDLVEQLKASGQLDALFAQIDAGGVELTGDGGFVPALVKAALERGLQAELTSHLGYEKGSSEALKHANSRNGTTPKTVESEVGPIELDVPRDRGGSFTPRLVPKGQRRLGGLDDMIISLYAGGMTIRDIQHHLASTIGTDLSHETISNITDAVSEEVLAWQSRPLEEFYPVIYLDAIRIKIRENSQVLNRAAYIAVGVDLEGIKHVLGIWVQDTEGSAFWAHVCADLANRGVQDVLIVCCDGLKGLPEAIEATWPDSMVQTCVVHLIRAAMRFVAYQDRKKVAAALKPIYTAPNEETARKALAEFEASELGTKYPSAAATWANSWERFIPFLQFPPMLRKVIYTTNSIESLNFQLRKVTKNRGHFPSTEAAVKLLWLAICNIEDKRAAERARDRGKPAGQRKAQGRLVEGQAVTNWKQALAQLAAAYPDRINPYL, encoded by the coding sequence ATGACCGACGAGAAGAACCCAGGCGAGCCCTCGGGCCAGGACCTGGTCGAGCAGCTGAAAGCCTCAGGGCAGCTTGATGCCCTGTTCGCGCAGATCGACGCGGGCGGCGTCGAGCTCACCGGTGACGGCGGGTTCGTGCCCGCGCTGGTCAAGGCCGCGCTCGAGCGGGGCCTGCAGGCCGAGCTGACCAGCCATCTGGGCTACGAGAAGGGCTCGAGCGAGGCGCTGAAGCACGCCAACTCCCGCAACGGGACCACCCCGAAGACCGTGGAGTCCGAGGTCGGGCCGATCGAGCTGGACGTCCCGCGAGACCGGGGCGGGTCGTTCACCCCGCGCCTGGTGCCCAAGGGCCAGCGGCGCCTCGGGGGCCTGGATGACATGATCATCAGCCTCTATGCCGGCGGAATGACGATCCGGGACATCCAGCACCACCTGGCCTCCACGATCGGCACGGACCTGTCGCACGAGACGATCTCCAACATCACCGACGCCGTGAGCGAAGAGGTCCTGGCGTGGCAGTCGCGGCCGCTGGAGGAGTTCTATCCGGTGATCTATCTCGACGCAATCCGGATCAAGATCCGAGAGAACAGCCAGGTCCTCAACCGTGCCGCCTACATCGCCGTCGGCGTGGACCTCGAGGGCATCAAGCACGTGCTGGGGATCTGGGTCCAGGACACCGAGGGCTCGGCGTTCTGGGCCCACGTCTGCGCCGATCTCGCCAACCGGGGCGTGCAGGACGTGCTGATCGTGTGCTGCGACGGGCTCAAGGGCCTGCCGGAGGCGATCGAGGCGACGTGGCCGGACTCGATGGTCCAGACCTGCGTGGTTCACCTGATCCGGGCCGCGATGCGGTTCGTGGCCTACCAGGACCGCAAGAAGGTCGCCGCCGCGCTGAAGCCGATCTACACTGCCCCCAACGAAGAGACCGCGAGGAAGGCGCTGGCCGAGTTCGAGGCCTCCGAGCTCGGCACGAAGTACCCGTCTGCAGCCGCGACCTGGGCGAACTCCTGGGAGCGGTTCATCCCGTTCCTGCAGTTCCCACCCATGCTCCGCAAGGTCATCTACACGACCAACAGCATCGAGTCGCTGAACTTCCAGCTACGGAAGGTGACCAAGAACCGCGGCCACTTCCCCTCGACCGAGGCGGCGGTGAAGCTGCTCTGGCTGGCGATCTGCAACATCGAAGACAAACGCGCCGCCGAACGCGCTCGGGACCGGGGCAAACCCGCCGGCCAGCGCAAAGCCCAGGGCCGGCTCGTCGAAGGTCAGGCCGTCACGAACTGGAAGCAGGCCCTCGCCCAGCTCGCCGCGGCCTACCCCGACCGGATCAACCCCTACCTGTGA